One window of the Niallia circulans genome contains the following:
- a CDS encoding CHAT domain-containing protein yields the protein MSATMYRNKVQGLEKEIANIEKDIGKEQEKLAKALKTIQSTKSASTLNSKQRELINTQKKIGDLKGKKANKIKSLNHALDQLRRSEDRELKKNKTAELRHTKAITDELKKQQRISQEISANPISINFESLPEKINVLFLASNPIDQSSLRLDQEIRLIHEKIRASEYRDSINLQSRWAVRSNDILQAINEVKPHIIHFSGHGSSDHDIVLETPEGSTSLLSKEAVTLLMKTMSDSIKLVIFNNCFSSGQAEAVTEHIDCAIGMNEAVYDDAAREFAAQFYSAIAFGKSVQNAFEQGKLALMLAGLEGEKIPELYTRTGLKPNEIILVKPEL from the coding sequence TTAGAAAAGGAGATCGCTAATATTGAAAAGGATATAGGTAAAGAGCAAGAAAAGTTGGCAAAAGCATTAAAAACTATACAGAGTACAAAAAGTGCCTCGACTCTTAATTCTAAACAAAGAGAACTGATTAATACCCAAAAAAAAATAGGTGACCTTAAAGGAAAAAAGGCTAATAAAATTAAATCTTTAAATCACGCGTTGGATCAATTACGGCGCTCAGAAGATAGAGAATTAAAGAAGAATAAAACTGCTGAGTTAAGACATACAAAAGCTATTACAGATGAGTTAAAAAAACAACAAAGAATTAGCCAAGAAATATCAGCCAATCCCATTTCAATTAACTTCGAGTCACTTCCAGAAAAAATAAACGTTCTATTCTTAGCATCCAATCCTATTGACCAAAGTTCATTAAGATTAGATCAGGAAATTCGTCTCATACACGAAAAGATTCGTGCTTCTGAATACCGAGATTCAATCAATTTACAATCTCGATGGGCAGTACGTTCCAATGATATTTTGCAAGCTATAAACGAAGTAAAACCTCATATAATTCATTTTAGTGGTCACGGTTCTTCTGACCATGATATTGTACTAGAAACGCCGGAAGGGTCTACAAGTCTTCTATCTAAAGAGGCGGTTACCCTATTAATGAAGACAATGTCTGATTCAATTAAACTCGTTATTTTTAATAACTGTTTTTCAAGTGGACAAGCAGAAGCTGTAACGGAACACATTGACTGTGCAATAGGTATGAATGAAGCCGTCTACGATGATGCTGCAAGAGAATTCGCTGCACAGTTTTATTCTGCTATTGCTTTCGGAAAATCCGTACAAAATGCCTTTGAACAAGGGAAGCTTGCTTTAATGTTAGCGGGGCTAGAAGGAGAAAAAATACCTGAGTTATACACTCGGACGGGCCTTAAACCTAATGAAATAATATTAGTCAAACCTGAACTGTAA